A stretch of Armatimonadia bacterium DNA encodes these proteins:
- a CDS encoding S8 family serine peptidase, giving the protein MRLSRFVTGALVAVVLLLVSCGAADAQRRRLVRVPGPPFVPDQIVVGLRDGVPNSAVARLGARYQMQEVKHLRKLGARAMRLRSRDQMTSVLANLRKHPEVRFAEPNYTRRVLLAAPNDPAYNNMDTLYAVWDPADAIWFQWGMHQVCALEAWNIYPNTYYTAASKPTNPPKVAVVDTGIDIGGTDGIAHPDFINVGGSSPDAAQGGQVDLADATNVLAGYSPNDVTDDYGHGTAVSGVIGAATNNGGGAGGEGIAGLAYHCQILPIKTFDNTGYGTEADLAAAIIWAVDHGALIINISAGDVYYSQLEQDAVTYAWEHGSLVIAAAGNEGDSMNRPSYPASCAGVIGVASSTYPFDAPASYSNYGDYVSVAAPGGDVDLDTLAYWLCWTTMPTESVPMHSAGIPDGILRYQYQTGTSLACPFVSALASLYAASKGITQSTPGGLVQIYQAIQRGCDDAGGVPGWHPYWGWGRINCYQTLLEADNRASTVGAITGQVMYYGTAVQNAVVKATPVGGGKSPGATSRSDGTYRIANIAPGLYNVTATYFGQTKVLGNVEVRTSCDTPRTMLNVDSPRVTSSTPNTALNTGAVNITDLEGLGFVSGATVKLSKSGAPDILATSINVLGFTQIACRVDLTGVSAGQWDIVVTNPDGQSGKLSSGFTVQSGDTTPPEIATWSVAADHGTAGTITSTVADGYVEPRNSGLASLLVSFSEALDPATVSTSSVGIQGVVSGNVSGRVSAAALQSGNTVLSVTLSPVLADQDTYTVTVADTVKDLAGNALGGDRDIVLTGLKGDVNSTRTVNTLDLMQVRTHVNETVTAANARYDVNNSGTLNTLDLLAARAYSGNSAPAPPSPSSGGSSTLAQTVSTRSVGPGWHLLSVPTTGATADVWLALGEPGTDWSLYDLVKGKLTASLLTSLAEPEAGRGYWVRAVRGGALAMGVGSQANSESFALDLPEGWSAIGCPFGRAVPWNSATVQVERDGTVLPLAEAVTQGRLCGTLYGYAADHYVPVEADAADALLEPWSGYLVYAPAAGRLLISPATDQGSLARAEPRHPSAEDWRIRLVASVSGFVDACTTIGRQSGPQAVVAPHPPVGPGVDLWVCAEDAAGASPGRALDLRPAGDEFTWDVMVQSAQADAPVTVSWPDLSELPTDLGAWLLDPVTGTRVSMRTTMSYAFAGPSRQLRVEVKPRVAGVAVTSLAATATRGGGAEIVFALSAEAEVAAEVVNIAGRPVRRLVTDQACPAGVSRLSWDGRSTSGTRVPSGRYLVCLTARQEDGQQVRRVITVSVGR; this is encoded by the coding sequence GTGCGACTGTCTCGCTTCGTCACCGGCGCGCTTGTAGCTGTGGTTCTTCTCCTCGTGTCTTGCGGCGCCGCAGATGCGCAGCGCCGCCGGCTGGTGAGAGTGCCCGGTCCTCCCTTCGTCCCGGACCAGATCGTCGTGGGCCTGCGAGACGGGGTCCCCAACTCCGCAGTGGCACGCCTGGGAGCCCGGTACCAGATGCAGGAGGTCAAGCACCTGCGCAAGCTTGGCGCCCGAGCCATGCGTTTGCGCTCGCGCGACCAAATGACCTCCGTGCTGGCCAACCTTCGCAAGCACCCCGAGGTGCGCTTCGCCGAGCCCAACTACACCCGCCGCGTTCTCCTCGCCGCACCGAACGATCCCGCCTACAACAACATGGATACGCTCTACGCCGTCTGGGACCCGGCCGATGCCATCTGGTTCCAGTGGGGCATGCATCAGGTCTGCGCGCTCGAGGCCTGGAACATCTACCCCAACACGTACTACACCGCTGCCAGCAAGCCGACGAACCCGCCGAAGGTGGCTGTGGTTGACACGGGGATCGACATCGGCGGGACGGACGGCATTGCCCATCCGGACTTCATCAACGTGGGTGGGTCCAGTCCGGATGCTGCCCAGGGCGGGCAGGTGGACCTTGCAGATGCCACCAACGTCCTCGCCGGGTACTCGCCGAACGACGTCACAGACGACTACGGGCACGGCACCGCCGTGAGCGGCGTGATCGGCGCAGCGACCAACAATGGTGGTGGCGCCGGTGGAGAAGGCATCGCAGGACTCGCCTATCACTGCCAGATACTCCCCATCAAGACTTTCGACAACACCGGCTACGGCACGGAGGCCGACCTGGCCGCCGCCATCATCTGGGCAGTCGACCACGGCGCGCTGATCATCAACATCAGTGCGGGTGACGTGTACTACTCTCAGCTTGAGCAGGATGCGGTCACCTACGCCTGGGAGCATGGGTCCCTGGTGATCGCAGCGGCAGGCAATGAGGGGGACTCGATGAACCGGCCCTCATACCCGGCTTCCTGTGCCGGGGTCATCGGTGTGGCGTCGAGTACCTACCCCTTCGATGCTCCGGCCTCGTACTCGAACTACGGCGACTACGTCTCCGTCGCGGCCCCCGGTGGCGACGTGGATCTGGACACGCTCGCATACTGGCTCTGCTGGACCACGATGCCTACCGAGTCGGTCCCCATGCACAGTGCGGGGATTCCCGACGGCATTCTCCGGTATCAGTACCAGACGGGGACCTCACTGGCCTGCCCCTTCGTCTCCGCCCTGGCCAGCCTCTACGCCGCCTCGAAGGGCATCACCCAGAGCACTCCCGGCGGGCTTGTGCAGATCTACCAGGCCATTCAGAGAGGTTGCGACGATGCCGGAGGCGTCCCGGGCTGGCATCCCTACTGGGGCTGGGGTCGCATCAACTGCTACCAGACGCTGCTTGAGGCCGATAACCGTGCCTCCACAGTCGGGGCTATCACCGGGCAGGTCATGTACTACGGTACCGCGGTCCAGAACGCGGTCGTCAAGGCCACCCCGGTAGGAGGCGGGAAGTCGCCGGGTGCGACCTCGCGCTCGGATGGGACCTACCGGATCGCCAATATCGCGCCGGGCCTGTACAACGTCACCGCGACCTACTTCGGCCAGACGAAGGTCCTGGGCAACGTGGAGGTTCGCACGAGCTGCGATACCCCGCGGACGATGCTCAACGTCGACAGCCCCAGGGTCACCTCGAGCACGCCGAACACAGCGCTGAACACCGGGGCAGTCAACATCACTGACCTGGAGGGCCTTGGGTTCGTATCCGGTGCTACGGTGAAGCTGTCCAAGAGTGGGGCCCCGGACATCCTCGCCACCAGTATCAACGTCTTGGGCTTCACGCAGATAGCCTGTCGGGTGGACCTGACAGGCGTCAGCGCCGGGCAGTGGGACATTGTGGTCACCAATCCGGACGGTCAGTCAGGGAAGCTATCGAGCGGGTTCACGGTCCAGTCCGGCGACACCACGCCACCAGAGATCGCCACGTGGTCGGTGGCCGCCGACCATGGGACCGCGGGGACGATCACCAGCACTGTTGCCGATGGCTACGTGGAACCTCGTAACAGCGGGCTCGCATCGCTGCTGGTCTCGTTCTCGGAGGCCCTTGACCCGGCCACGGTCAGCACCTCCTCTGTCGGCATCCAGGGCGTGGTGAGTGGGAACGTGTCAGGTCGTGTGAGTGCGGCGGCGCTGCAAAGCGGCAACACGGTTCTATCCGTCACTCTCTCGCCGGTGTTGGCCGACCAGGATACCTACACGGTGACGGTGGCCGACACGGTCAAGGACCTTGCGGGGAATGCCCTCGGCGGCGACCGCGACATCGTGCTGACCGGCCTCAAAGGCGACGTCAACAGCACGCGTACGGTCAACACATTGGACCTGATGCAGGTCCGGACCCATGTGAACGAGACGGTGACGGCCGCCAACGCACGCTACGATGTCAACAACAGCGGCACGCTGAACACGCTGGACCTGCTGGCAGCGCGAGCCTACTCGGGCAACAGCGCTCCAGCGCCACCTTCTCCGAGCAGTGGCGGATCGAGCACGCTTGCGCAGACCGTGAGCACTCGCAGCGTCGGTCCCGGGTGGCATCTGCTGTCGGTTCCAACCACAGGGGCAACCGCCGATGTATGGCTGGCTCTGGGTGAACCGGGCACTGACTGGTCGCTGTACGATCTCGTGAAGGGGAAGCTCACGGCCTCGCTACTCACTTCCCTGGCCGAGCCGGAGGCCGGACGTGGTTACTGGGTCCGTGCCGTCAGGGGAGGAGCCCTTGCCATGGGCGTCGGCTCGCAGGCGAACAGCGAGTCCTTTGCGCTCGACCTGCCTGAGGGTTGGAGTGCGATCGGCTGTCCCTTCGGCCGGGCGGTCCCGTGGAACAGCGCCACCGTGCAGGTTGAGCGGGACGGCACCGTGTTGCCGCTGGCTGAGGCAGTGACCCAGGGCCGGCTCTGCGGAACCCTCTATGGGTATGCAGCCGATCACTATGTCCCGGTGGAGGCTGATGCTGCGGATGCACTCCTGGAGCCCTGGAGCGGATACCTTGTCTATGCGCCGGCCGCCGGGAGGTTGCTGATCAGTCCCGCGACAGATCAGGGCAGCCTTGCTCGGGCGGAGCCACGCCATCCCTCGGCGGAGGACTGGCGCATCAGGCTCGTGGCCTCGGTGAGCGGTTTCGTCGATGCCTGCACGACGATTGGACGGCAGAGCGGGCCCCAGGCAGTAGTGGCTCCGCACCCACCTGTTGGCCCAGGTGTCGACCTGTGGGTCTGCGCCGAGGATGCTGCCGGCGCCTCGCCCGGGAGGGCTCTTGACTTGCGGCCCGCAGGGGATGAGTTCACCTGGGATGTGATGGTTCAGAGCGCTCAGGCCGACGCTCCGGTGACGGTCTCCTGGCCCGACCTGTCGGAGTTGCCGACAGATCTTGGGGCCTGGCTGCTTGACCCGGTCACCGGGACGCGCGTGTCCATGCGAACGACCATGTCCTACGCCTTCGCCGGACCGTCTCGCCAGTTGCGGGTAGAGGTGAAGCCTCGCGTGGCTGGGGTGGCGGTTACGAGTCTTGCGGCGACTGCGACTCGCGGCGGCGGCGCTGAGATCGTGTTCGCG
- a CDS encoding PEP-CTERM sorting domain-containing protein (PEP-CTERM proteins occur, often in large numbers, in the proteomes of bacteria that also encode an exosortase, a predicted intramembrane cysteine proteinase. The presence of a PEP-CTERM domain at a protein's C-terminus predicts cleavage within the sorting domain, followed by covalent anchoring to some some component of the (usually Gram-negative) cell surface. Many PEP-CTERM proteins exhibit an unusual sequence composition that includes large numbers of potential glycosylation sites. Expression of one such protein has been shown restore the ability of a bacterium to form floc, a type of biofilm.): MVLLRYLGALFPVACLLLASCSVASTLWTGVVENISNTLGYDDLQPQINASGTVTWWGSSSGTSGYDIWQSNGTTKTNLSNTNGYDEYHPTMNDYGQVAWYSYSAGAVGYDVWRWDGATTTCISPGTDGYDDMFPVIDNAGRVAWQEKKQGVSITHAWLWDGAAKTQISLPNGQNDSGLQINGGRVVWAGETSGVSGSETWLWQGGSKTNLSNSSGGADYSPQTNDAGKVVWYGSVTTISEYEIWLWDGATKTNLSNSPGYRDWDPQINNSGQVAWHAEGPSNIDVWLWDGTTKTNLSYANSYNDTAAQINDRGQVVWQGSDGHDLEIFFWDGRQVYQVTDNDYTDQYPQIAGDWIAWQGATADGTTEVHRMRTPEPGTLMLMALGLGALLLRRRKRQ; the protein is encoded by the coding sequence ATGGTCCTTCTGCGTTACCTGGGCGCTCTGTTCCCGGTCGCTTGTCTCCTGCTCGCCTCCTGTTCAGTCGCGAGCACCCTCTGGACGGGCGTGGTGGAGAACATCTCCAACACCCTGGGCTATGACGACCTCCAGCCCCAGATCAACGCCTCAGGCACGGTAACCTGGTGGGGCAGCTCCTCCGGGACTAGCGGCTACGACATCTGGCAGTCCAACGGCACCACCAAGACCAACCTCTCCAACACCAACGGGTATGACGAGTACCACCCCACGATGAATGACTACGGCCAGGTGGCCTGGTACTCCTACTCGGCGGGAGCGGTCGGATACGACGTCTGGCGCTGGGATGGAGCAACGACAACCTGCATCTCACCGGGTACCGATGGCTACGACGACATGTTCCCCGTGATCGACAACGCGGGACGGGTGGCCTGGCAAGAGAAGAAGCAGGGCGTCAGCATCACCCATGCGTGGCTGTGGGATGGGGCAGCAAAGACGCAGATCTCCCTGCCCAACGGGCAGAATGACTCCGGTCTGCAGATCAATGGCGGGCGTGTGGTCTGGGCGGGCGAGACCAGTGGAGTCAGCGGAAGCGAGACCTGGCTGTGGCAGGGCGGCTCCAAGACCAACCTCTCCAACTCCAGCGGCGGCGCTGACTACAGTCCCCAGACCAACGACGCCGGGAAGGTCGTCTGGTACGGAAGCGTCACGACGATCTCCGAGTATGAGATCTGGTTGTGGGATGGCGCCACCAAGACGAACCTCTCCAACAGCCCTGGCTACCGCGACTGGGACCCCCAGATCAACAACTCCGGGCAGGTAGCCTGGCATGCAGAGGGGCCCAGCAACATCGATGTCTGGCTGTGGGACGGTACTACCAAGACCAACCTCTCCTACGCCAACTCCTACAATGACACTGCGGCGCAGATCAACGACCGCGGGCAGGTTGTGTGGCAGGGCAGTGACGGGCATGACCTGGAGATCTTCTTCTGGGACGGCCGCCAGGTGTACCAGGTGACCGACAATGACTACACGGATCAGTACCCCCAGATCGCGGGTGACTGGATTGCCTGGCAGGGCGCTACCGCCGACGGAACGACGGAAGTCCATCGGATGCGAACCCCCGAGCCCGGAACCCTGATGCTGATGGCTCTGGGCCTGGGCGCACTCCTGCTGAGACGACGAAAGCGACAGTAG
- a CDS encoding tetratricopeptide repeat protein, which translates to MEFRQAINEIEVSVHLAQEAKEQSPFFVIAGAGVSAPSVPLASGIMEHCRTECQRLGRPLPKETGNPATDYGKLFEAAYPGRGDRRRYIERIAANRPASQAVLRLAHLLQDPARGLTNLVVTINFDDTIERALRLLGAEPAVSDHPLTADRVDPSGTAPGVVHVHGSYWFYDCCNREGEIEKRAESLPEQPYSTMSEYLDRVLTSRSPIVVGYAGWKSDVVMKALERRLMRDGGLRSNLYWFAYQHEEAAALPPWLRDHPDVRVVAPPGPADERPDRRTTVIDMAQGKAVLSAETVLGALVSVLELPDPRLFVRPLRAFRRQLVDALTKDGSSGIYNVAGVLTDLRRAEGLLLCSRRTESPSPTQQALTHVRTWVRQANYRGAVHAASAVDLADYSWDQLRELFGLLAETCPAPWVEERLATDDLLAQVANRLLDPGTPATTLQPSEHAQIAGVLNNRAWRLYKAGEGEEAMAVLDAVIARYGEDSSLPLRETMARVRLNKGIILGHPGSSNEEVTSYDEVVTRYGDDPSSALRELVAAALLNKGIASERMGRGEAAMAAYDGVVARYTDDASPVLRGVVARALLNKGAMMGRLGRPGGALGALERVLSRYRDDGRPFLREVVARALLGKGYALRDMGRGEGALAAYDDIVTRYGDDPSPALREVVARALFNKGVQLGQMGRREEAIAAYDEAIAHYGDDPSPALREVAAGALSNRGVALEKLDRSDEAIQAFDQVVIRYGDDRAPALRERVAGALFSKGVTLGQLGRSEDAIRAFDQGVRRYGDDRAPALREKVAAALFSKGITLGQLGRSEDEIAVYNEVDERYGRDTSPALRERVARALVNKGVAMERLGRSEEAMTAYGEVEERYGRDPSPALRTLVARAHANAGFRLAMMAAMEPDKAESLSAEATRRFEQAEELAPGSSLYNRACLAALSGDEDACRDLLLKAETGGTLPSRSHMENDTDLDSVRTSAWFRELLSRAKND; encoded by the coding sequence ATGGAGTTCCGGCAGGCCATCAATGAGATCGAGGTCAGCGTACACCTGGCGCAGGAAGCCAAGGAGCAGTCGCCGTTCTTCGTCATCGCCGGAGCTGGAGTATCGGCCCCATCGGTCCCGCTCGCGAGTGGGATCATGGAGCACTGCCGGACCGAATGCCAGCGTTTGGGCCGTCCGCTGCCGAAGGAAACGGGTAATCCCGCCACTGATTACGGCAAGCTCTTCGAGGCCGCGTACCCAGGTCGCGGAGACAGGCGGCGCTATATCGAGAGGATAGCTGCCAACAGGCCGGCATCCCAGGCCGTTCTGCGGTTGGCGCACCTCCTCCAGGATCCGGCGCGTGGACTGACCAACCTCGTTGTCACTATCAACTTCGACGACACGATAGAGCGAGCCCTGCGTCTGCTGGGAGCGGAGCCGGCAGTCAGCGACCATCCCCTGACGGCCGACCGTGTCGACCCTTCTGGAACCGCTCCGGGGGTGGTGCACGTCCACGGCAGTTACTGGTTCTACGACTGCTGTAACCGTGAGGGTGAGATCGAGAAGCGGGCCGAGAGCTTGCCCGAGCAGCCGTACAGCACCATGAGCGAGTACCTTGACCGCGTGCTTACTAGCCGCTCCCCCATCGTGGTTGGCTACGCGGGGTGGAAGAGCGATGTGGTGATGAAGGCGCTGGAAAGGCGCCTCATGCGGGACGGGGGGCTGCGGAGCAATCTGTACTGGTTCGCCTACCAACACGAGGAAGCCGCTGCCTTGCCACCCTGGCTCCGTGACCACCCTGACGTTCGCGTCGTGGCGCCGCCGGGCCCCGCGGATGAGCGCCCAGACCGCCGGACCACGGTCATTGATATGGCCCAGGGGAAGGCTGTTCTCAGCGCAGAGACCGTTCTTGGTGCACTGGTCTCGGTGTTGGAGCTGCCCGATCCGCGGTTGTTCGTTCGGCCCCTCCGCGCCTTCCGTAGGCAACTCGTGGATGCCCTCACGAAGGACGGTTCCAGTGGGATCTATAACGTCGCGGGGGTGCTAACGGACCTCAGACGTGCAGAAGGTCTCCTCCTGTGCAGCAGGAGGACTGAATCGCCGTCGCCGACCCAGCAGGCTCTCACACACGTGCGCACGTGGGTGCGCCAGGCGAACTACCGTGGCGCAGTCCATGCCGCTAGTGCCGTCGACCTGGCAGACTACAGCTGGGACCAACTCCGCGAGTTATTTGGCCTCCTGGCGGAGACCTGTCCTGCCCCCTGGGTGGAGGAGAGGCTGGCGACAGACGACCTCCTTGCGCAGGTTGCCAACCGGCTCCTGGACCCGGGGACACCAGCTACCACACTGCAGCCAAGCGAGCACGCCCAGATCGCAGGGGTCCTCAACAACCGTGCATGGCGTCTATACAAGGCTGGGGAAGGCGAGGAGGCAATGGCGGTTCTGGACGCCGTCATTGCGCGCTACGGGGAAGACTCGAGCCTCCCCTTGCGCGAAACGATGGCCAGGGTGCGACTGAACAAGGGCATCATACTGGGGCATCCGGGTTCCAGCAACGAAGAGGTCACTTCCTATGACGAGGTCGTCACACGTTACGGCGACGACCCAAGTTCCGCTCTGCGCGAACTCGTGGCCGCGGCACTTCTGAACAAAGGTATCGCGTCGGAGCGAATGGGCCGGGGAGAAGCGGCCATGGCGGCCTACGACGGCGTCGTCGCACGGTACACGGACGATGCAAGTCCCGTTCTGCGTGGAGTGGTGGCTCGGGCACTACTGAACAAGGGCGCCATGATGGGGCGGCTGGGCCGTCCTGGGGGCGCACTTGGGGCCCTGGAGAGGGTTCTCTCCCGCTACCGCGATGACGGCAGACCGTTTCTGCGTGAGGTGGTGGCCAGGGCGTTACTGGGGAAGGGCTATGCCCTCAGGGATATGGGACGTGGTGAGGGGGCACTGGCGGCGTACGACGACATCGTCACACGCTACGGGGACGACCCGAGCCCTGCCTTGCGCGAAGTGGTAGCTCGGGCACTGTTCAACAAGGGTGTCCAGCTGGGGCAGATGGGCCGCCGCGAGGAGGCTATCGCAGCGTACGACGAGGCCATCGCGCACTATGGGGACGATCCAAGTCCCGCCCTTCGTGAGGTGGCGGCCGGAGCACTGTCCAACAGGGGCGTCGCGCTGGAGAAGCTCGATCGGAGCGACGAGGCGATCCAGGCGTTCGACCAGGTCGTGATTCGTTACGGGGACGACCGAGCCCCGGCCCTGCGCGAGCGGGTTGCCGGAGCGCTGTTCAGCAAGGGCGTCACACTAGGCCAGCTCGGCCGGAGCGAGGACGCGATCCGGGCGTTCGATCAGGGCGTGAGGCGTTACGGGGACGACCGAGCCCCGGCCCTGCGTGAGAAGGTTGCCGCAGCGCTGTTCAGCAAGGGCATCACACTAGGCCAGCTCGGTCGGAGCGAGGATGAGATCGCGGTCTATAACGAGGTCGACGAGAGGTACGGACGGGACACGAGCCCTGCCCTGCGTGAGCGGGTTGCCAGAGCACTCGTGAACAAGGGCGTCGCGATGGAACGGCTGGGCCGTAGCGAGGAGGCGATGACGGCCTATGGCGAGGTTGAGGAGAGGTATGGGCGGGACCCGAGTCCCGCCCTGCGCACGCTTGTAGCCAGGGCCCATGCGAATGCTGGCTTCCGCCTCGCAATGATGGCCGCCATGGAGCCTGACAAGGCCGAAAGTCTGTCCGCGGAGGCTACTCGCCGCTTTGAGCAGGCCGAGGAGCTTGCACCCGGCTCGTCCCTGTACAATCGCGCCTGTCTGGCCGCGCTGTCTGGCGATGAGGACGCCTGCCGCGATCTGCTCCTCAAAGCTGAGACGGGGGGCACGCTGCCGTCCCGCTCTCACATGGAGAACGACACCGACCTGGATAGCGTGCGTACGAGCGCATGGTTCCGCGAACTGCTGTCTCGCGCCAAGAACGACTGA
- a CDS encoding sugar phosphate isomerase/epimerase: MLADLDLAYHVWSGSFEDFETAYRQVAEAGIRSIVLTAQRGNLDLRERADLVEAGRILKGLGLAAPACHCQDWGPSNLTEPDEDLRPTMVQMHTGLMAKVAELGCRTFVLHLGPKPKDGSDRAAWDRIRDAVDKLAPRAEELGILLALENGFSGYVATNQQLLSFVAEYDCPSVGICYDSGHAHLVDDAAAVLRALSPYVVTVHLHDNDGTSDQHLLPGQGTIQWEPVVEALGDCPRLIHLETEAANCTQWPPSREVCSYRQAYARYCKVLGLPLV; this comes from the coding sequence ATGCTCGCAGACCTTGATCTCGCTTACCATGTGTGGTCCGGTAGCTTCGAGGACTTCGAGACTGCGTACCGGCAGGTCGCCGAGGCCGGAATCCGCAGCATCGTCCTCACTGCCCAGCGTGGCAACCTCGACCTACGTGAGCGTGCCGACCTCGTTGAGGCCGGGCGGATACTGAAGGGCCTGGGGCTTGCGGCTCCGGCTTGTCACTGCCAGGATTGGGGTCCCTCCAACCTGACTGAGCCCGACGAGGACCTGCGGCCGACGATGGTCCAGATGCACACCGGCCTGATGGCGAAGGTGGCGGAGCTTGGCTGCCGGACCTTCGTGCTGCATCTGGGGCCGAAGCCGAAGGATGGCTCAGACCGGGCCGCCTGGGACCGGATTCGCGATGCCGTGGACAAGCTGGCGCCTCGTGCGGAGGAACTCGGGATCCTCCTGGCGCTGGAGAACGGCTTCAGCGGCTACGTGGCGACGAACCAGCAGTTGCTGTCCTTCGTGGCCGAGTATGACTGCCCGAGCGTGGGGATCTGCTACGACTCCGGGCATGCGCATCTGGTCGACGATGCAGCCGCTGTGCTGCGGGCGCTGAGCCCCTACGTCGTCACGGTGCATCTGCATGACAACGACGGGACCTCTGATCAGCACCTGCTGCCCGGGCAGGGGACGATCCAATGGGAGCCTGTCGTGGAGGCGCTGGGAGACTGTCCGCGCCTGATACACCTTGAGACCGAGGCGGCGAACTGCACCCAGTGGCCGCCTTCACGCGAGGTGTGCAGCTACCGGCAGGCCTACGCACGGTACTGCAAGGTCCTGGGCCTTCCCCTGGTCTAG
- a CDS encoding secretin N-terminal domain-containing protein: MLHPRTYTPVGPLLAAGALLVLLVAGVGHCQVGDTDAGGEPSGHAAPGLISNVFMQTDLVQALADVAMAAGVSILPDESVMGTVTLELKDATLQQALKLLLLPGGYVYTEVEPGIYLVTSPDPKSPSFRRIAQTQVVELDYADSDDLKALLPDTVAPFVKFDRKGNRVTVTAPREQMEEVLTQIKQLDTPPVQVMIEALVMDVDKGALDGFKIAGQATHLGLSTLGGLVTYLGEAQDIIGTLTWLKQHDKASIKANPRVVAQEGQETTFRVSTEQYFQMLTGRAGYEYSTLEAIESGVGLVLTPRVALADRVVTIKLKPEVGDVSGRGTNNLPIITKRTADTTVRVHDGQAIVIGGLLQEIVRQTNTKIPLLGDLPVVGSLFRSHDTEAAQREVLIFIAPHILDESGRYEGPLLFDAPVEQRVNGQKPASAPSVSPRALRRTEAPAASPVRSAGQRGSQDFSRWYRVGEKQ, from the coding sequence ATGCTGCATCCCAGGACCTACACGCCTGTCGGGCCACTGCTGGCGGCCGGGGCGTTGCTTGTGCTGCTCGTGGCCGGCGTCGGACACTGCCAGGTTGGGGACACCGACGCCGGCGGCGAGCCTTCCGGCCACGCGGCACCGGGCCTTATCTCGAATGTGTTCATGCAGACCGACCTGGTTCAGGCTCTCGCCGACGTCGCGATGGCCGCAGGGGTCAGCATTCTGCCCGACGAATCGGTCATGGGCACCGTCACGCTTGAGCTCAAGGACGCCACCCTCCAGCAGGCTCTCAAGCTCCTGCTCCTGCCCGGCGGCTATGTCTACACCGAAGTCGAGCCGGGCATCTACCTTGTCACCTCTCCCGACCCCAAGTCCCCGAGCTTCCGGCGCATTGCCCAGACGCAGGTCGTGGAGCTCGACTATGCGGACAGCGACGACCTCAAGGCCCTGCTTCCCGACACTGTCGCCCCCTTCGTCAAGTTTGATCGGAAGGGCAACCGCGTCACCGTCACTGCCCCCAGAGAGCAGATGGAGGAGGTTCTGACGCAGATCAAGCAGCTCGACACGCCTCCGGTGCAGGTGATGATCGAGGCCCTCGTCATGGACGTGGATAAGGGCGCGCTCGACGGGTTCAAGATCGCCGGCCAGGCGACGCACCTGGGGCTCAGCACCCTTGGCGGCCTGGTGACTTACCTCGGCGAGGCGCAGGACATCATCGGCACACTGACGTGGCTCAAGCAGCACGACAAGGCGTCCATCAAGGCAAACCCCCGAGTCGTCGCCCAGGAGGGCCAGGAGACGACCTTCCGCGTCTCGACCGAGCAGTACTTCCAGATGCTCACCGGCCGGGCAGGCTACGAGTACTCGACCCTGGAGGCCATCGAGTCCGGTGTTGGGCTGGTCCTAACCCCACGGGTGGCCCTGGCGGATCGGGTAGTGACGATCAAACTGAAGCCCGAGGTCGGCGACGTCTCCGGGCGCGGCACGAACAACCTGCCAATCATCACCAAGCGGACGGCCGACACCACGGTCCGCGTACACGACGGACAGGCCATCGTCATCGGTGGACTGCTGCAGGAGATCGTTCGGCAGACCAACACCAAGATACCGCTCCTGGGAGATCTGCCGGTCGTGGGGTCGCTGTTCCGCTCACACGACACTGAGGCGGCGCAGCGCGAGGTCCTCATCTTCATCGCCCCGCACATCCTCGACGAGAGCGGTCGGTATGAAGGCCCTCTGCTGTTCGATGCTCCGGTGGAGCAACGCGTGAACGGGCAAAAGCCGGCTTCAGCGCCGTCTGTGTCGCCGCGTGCGCTGCGGAGAACCGAGGCGCCTGCCGCGTCGCCGGTCAGGTCGGCAGGACAGCGCGGTTCGCAAGACTTCTCCCGTTGGTACCGAGTCGGCGAGAAGCAGTAG